One region of Natronorubrum aibiense genomic DNA includes:
- the ahbB gene encoding siroheme decarboxylase subunit beta, with protein sequence MSSLSGEWREAIDDVDAAIIDGYQSGVPIEERPFRRIGSDLDIDETDALERVRRLRESGIVRRFGAVLNPPVIGSSTLAAVQAPEDRFDEIAAIINEYRQVNHNYARDHEWNMWFVVTAGSRERRDEILAEIEARTGCAVLNLPMLTDYYINLEFPVVNSDRFARESTNHQSADAMTGDAMGRSVDDGTDASATHISEEATGDLSAFEADLLLAIQDGFPLSKTPYREIADELEVDVDDVLEAIERLTEAGCIKRIGCVVNHVVTGFDSNCMVVWDVPDDQLDERGQRAGGLPYVTLCYHRPRRPEQDWSYNLFTMIHGRDADAVDAKIDELASEYLPVEHQRLYSTETLKQTGARYEDLVGN encoded by the coding sequence ATGAGCAGCCTTTCGGGGGAGTGGCGCGAGGCCATCGACGACGTCGACGCAGCGATCATCGACGGCTACCAGAGCGGTGTGCCCATCGAGGAACGCCCGTTCCGTCGCATCGGGTCGGACCTCGACATCGACGAGACGGACGCACTTGAGCGAGTCCGTCGACTGCGCGAATCGGGCATCGTCCGCCGGTTCGGCGCCGTCCTCAACCCGCCAGTGATCGGGTCGTCGACATTGGCCGCCGTACAGGCACCCGAGGATCGATTCGACGAGATTGCGGCGATCATCAACGAGTACCGGCAGGTCAACCACAACTACGCCCGCGATCACGAGTGGAACATGTGGTTCGTCGTCACCGCCGGCTCCCGGGAACGGCGCGACGAGATCCTCGCCGAGATCGAAGCGCGAACCGGCTGTGCCGTCCTCAACCTGCCGATGCTGACCGACTACTACATCAACCTCGAGTTCCCCGTCGTCAACAGCGATCGGTTCGCCCGGGAGAGTACGAATCACCAGTCCGCGGACGCGATGACCGGTGACGCCATGGGCCGATCCGTCGACGACGGCACCGACGCCTCGGCGACCCACATCAGCGAGGAGGCGACCGGTGACCTCTCCGCGTTCGAGGCCGACCTCCTACTTGCGATTCAGGACGGCTTCCCGCTCTCGAAAACGCCCTATCGGGAGATCGCCGACGAGCTCGAGGTGGACGTCGACGATGTCCTCGAGGCGATCGAGCGACTCACGGAAGCCGGCTGTATCAAGCGCATCGGCTGCGTCGTCAACCACGTCGTCACCGGCTTCGACTCGAACTGTATGGTCGTCTGGGACGTCCCGGACGACCAGTTAGACGAGAGGGGTCAGCGGGCAGGTGGCCTCCCCTACGTCACGCTCTGCTACCACCGTCCCCGACGTCCCGAGCAGGACTGGTCGTACAACCTGTTTACCATGATCCACGGCCGCGACGCCGACGCCGTCGACGCCAAAATCGACGAACTCGCGTCCGAGTATCTCCCCGTCGAACACCAGCGACTCTACTCCACGGAAACACTGAAGCAGACAGGGGCACGCTACGAAGATCTGGTCGGCAACTGA